TTACTGAATGCATAACTCAACTGTTCTTTGGCCACATAAACTTTGCCTCATGCCATTTTATTGTTCCATTATTTTACTTGTGAATATTAAGTGAGTACGTGTTTTCTTTTCTGCTTTGGCTTGTATCTGAATTGATTAAATTGTTTGTGATTTTGCTCAAAGTTGGGAGTACAATTATGCCTTTCTACATATTAAATTGCATGGGTTCTTTTCCCCTGCCCCCAAAAGAAAAGACTTGTGTTACAACCAGAAATATACAAGTAtaataaatgcaacaaaaaaaCCTTATATTTGttcttgatgtatttttttcacGGTATTCCTCCGCGCATAAGCGAGAGTTTGATTGATAAAGTTGGGAAGGGGTCACTATTAGACATGTGACTTCCtgctctttttaaaaataaaaaataaaaatgaagcaaCAAAAACAATAACAATTAACAAGCAAGTGCAGATGTTACAGACTGCTAAATGACAAgccttttttgttattattatttggccAGTCTGTGTTCTTTTGGTCTCAGGCTCCCAGctgattaataagaaatttcCAATCCTTGACTGCTGTTGTTggtcccccctcccccccccaaGATGTTTTGGATAGTGGGAATGTTTCGTCAGGCAATATCTGGTATTGATTTGATAAAAAAACTCAATATGGTGGAACAATGTAGTTAAGGCttttcttttgatatatatttaaaaggaaCTTCTCAGTTGTGATTTTATACAGTACTGCTTGAAGCCTTGAAGTGTTAACACTTCTGCAACAGATGTCAGGTGACTGGGATGATAGCACAAAATCTAAGGAGCAAGTTGAAGCAAAACTACAGAGCAGGCAAGAAGCTACAATGCGAAGAGAAAGGGCATTGGCTTATGCATTCTCCCATCAGGTAGAGACTCTTCCTCTTATCCTACGAAAACTAAAAAAATCTAGTCTGAACTTTGATGACCAGTAAGGGTCACGGGTGATTTGGATTCCATTACTAGAGTGGATATGTATCAATTTATTCTTCTCAGTATCTGCTTTTGttgtttgcttaaaaaaaagGGTTCTATTAGGATCTCCTTCAGTTCATCTTATTTCTATTACTCAGTTTTACGCAAGTAACTTATCTCTTACACACGGTGAATTAacttgagtgattttctttaaTGGGAGATTTGTATGCTTCTACAAACTCTGATGGTCAAGGAGCTTTTCCGAGTCTTGAACCCAACATCAGCATGAGTGATGTTGATTTTGTATTAACTTCTTGAACGATCAGAACCACCATTGTCCGTGAACTCTCAAGTGTTCTGGTGATATTGATATATCCGGGCCTTCTattaaatagaatttctcaCTCATCCATGGCCATGGTGATCCGATATTCTGTGAGTATAGTTGAGGGTGAAACTTGTTTGAACAATTGTCTTAAGTGCTTGTATCTATCTGATCCATGGCCATACTTGCTGAAGGGATACACTAGgccttctattcttttacaCTCACgcatacaaaaaatattatgaaatctAAACTCAtgcattcaaaaaatattatgaaatctAATGCAAATTCAGACATGGAATCTAAACTGCATGTTAATTTTTCCAACAGCGAATGTGGAAGATTTCTTCGAAATCCGCAAACTCAACATTTATGGATCCGAAAAATCCCCACTGGGGTTGGAGTTGGTTAGAGCGATGGATGGCAGCCCGTCCATGGGAGAACCGAAGTGTGATGGATCACAGTGACCGTGTATCTGTAAAAAGCACTGCAAGCCGTGCCATTTCTGTTGGAGAAATCACCGAAGCTTATTCTCATCGTGATCTTAACCAGTATAATAAGCCTTTCCCTAATGGAAAAAAACCAAGCCGACCTCCTAGCCGCCAATCCCCTTCGACTCCCCCTTCAAAGGCACCATCTTCATCATCAGTAACCGGGAGACGAAAGACACAGAGTCCCAAGGTGAGCGGCTGGAGTGGGGATGATGACTTGAGGAGCTTGCTCAGTGCCCAATCAGATCGCTGCCGGCGGCATAGCATCGGAGGTTCATCTGTGAGGGATGACGAGAGCCTTGCTAGCTCACCTGCAGTTCCAAGTTACATGGCACTAACACAATCGGCAAAGGCCAGGTCCCGCCTGCCAAGTCCATTAGGACCAGTCAAAAAGGGTACACCGGAGAAGGGATCGGCCGGTTCTGTAAAGAAACGTCTCTCATTCTCTGCCTCCCCTGCTGGATCGAGAAGGCATTCCAGCCCTACTAAGGTGGACTCTACCACCGACAAGGACATTGGAGCGGATACAGGAAATAATGCCGATACTGCTGGGACCAGGTAGTTGGGGGAAGACAAAACAAACTGTGGGTTTAGGCCGAGTGTACATGAAAAGATTGGGCATAACATGGGTTACGATTTTGATCTTCATTTTCATTCTGTTCTTTTCCAGAATCTGCTTCTGTTAGAGATGCCATGGAAGAGGAAGATACAATCTCTATGGCAACGATTCCTGACATGCATAGATGTGATGTTGTggggatttattttctttaatcattttgCTCGTCTCGTTTTATATAGTGGGGTTCTTGAGATTGTGACGAAAACCTGGTGTACGTTCATCTAATGATTTCCGGTTTCCTTTCTCTCCTTAAATGGTGGAAATCCAACTTGTTCTCGTATATATGCAAGGCTTACCTTTGTGTTAGGCATCTCACAGAGACTCCAACTAATAATCCTCCTTGAGAGGAATTTTGTTAGGTATGAGTTCgtatattaatttacatattaatattaatttttttatatttaaaatttaaattaatattatttttaataaaatttattttttaattaatcacattagattattatacatattagtgtataattgtgtttgtaactatatttttttcttgaagaaAGTCCAAAGACTGTTACTTTAACAACATGGATTTCcattaaatatatgtattaaaatctAACGGATTTAGCTTTTAAGTAATACCATATACAAGTTTCTAAGTCTTGCACAAATCTCTTGTAAAAGTGTAGGCTTTACTAGAATaacgtaatttttttatatttttatggtgaagtctacttttttacaaagaacCTTCACTATATTTGTGTATACGAGATTTATGCAATTCATTACTTCTTAATAATTACTTGTTTCTTAAAAGATTGATAGGTTTAGAGCCTCAtatgagatataaaatttttatttgatcttattttatctcatcatatcttatttttaaatataattcaaatacaaaatttcaaattaaatattacaaatttttcaaactttcaaataaaaaataaaaaataattttaaatcttcaaataaaaataatattataaaattatattcttaaaatattttaattttataatattttttattcaaatttttctctctcatatcttaaaatttaaaaaatactcaacttaaACTATCTCATTGCTATTAACAAATTACCTTATTATtactcacaaaattttcatctaatcgtACTCCCAAAACAGCCCATagtgttctttattttaaacaGTTAATGCATGAAGTCATGTTAATAAATTTGATTGgggataataatttttatttttcaaattataactataaagggtccgggttttttttttccaacatatattatttttccactAATTTATGGGCCCAAGAGGCGTCGAGGCGAGCAGGCACATGGTCCATGATCGTGAAATGGACTTGAACCCTTAAAGGGATGAACCTACTCCTTATTGGTCAACGGACCGAACCTGACGAATAAAACAAGCTCATCGCTCATTTTCcgaataaattataaaaaagagagagaaaaagacacGAACCAAGCTCGGCAGCTCCTTCCAAAGCACAGAAGCAAAAGCTAAGCCGAATGAGAGCGAAGCCTTCGCTTCAAGCTCCTATATTTCAGAGTCATGGTAAGCAAGCAAATATCATACCCCTCCTCCATTGCTTTCTTTTACCTTACAAACCATGTCCTAAAAACGAAATTTCGCACTTCGTTGTAATGTTTCTTAATCTGTTCTAAATTCGAAATGATTGAATCTTTTGACTAAATTAAAGCTTTGTTTAGAGCTTTGCatctgtgtgtatgtgtattttatctttttgtttgaAACCTAATTTGAACTCTGGTTCTGCGCATCCAAACACTCACTTGAGCTGGAGACCCATATGTTTGATTCCAATGAGAAGACTGCTAGTTCGAAATAGTGCTTCATCGGAGTTTTATCTAACCAATACCGAACTTTTTTGGGTTGTTAAATTTGAACTGTGCACTAGTTTTACACGTCTCGTTGACCAGCTGAGGAGAATTTTACTTTACTACTTTGGCTCATGATTTGGGTGAAGTCCCATTAGTTACTTGGATTCATCCAAGAAAAAATGTTACGTTGTTTATGCTCCTTTATAAAAATCTGAATGTGAAAAGCTAGCCCTTTAACAAGATTCATGTATAAGTAAACTAAGAGAATTCAGTTCACTGTTTGAGTAAAGAGAATCACAGAAAGTGATGAATATTCTAAACTGTTGAAGTGCGAGAAATATTTGCTAATATTTATGCTGGCAGTTCTAAAGGGTCATTTTTTAGGTTTTCTTTTGACTAGTATGTATGTAGTTTGAAGATCCTGTTAATTATAGAGCACAGCGGTCTAATAAAGCCGGTGTGTTAATATTTGCATTTCACAGACTGGCACATGGTGGGGCTTTTAGAAGGCCAGTTACTTTTGCAATTCATACATAATAATACCTTTCTCAGTGAAATGCTCCTTTGGGAGCACTGTATTTGGATGAACTGGAGCATTTCTAAGTCAGAAGGAGTTGAACTTGGACCTTTTTAATTGTATTTGAGTCATGTAAAATTGTTCAACCAGTTGAAAATTAGTTTTTTGTGTTGCTATATTTGAGAACTGAATCATTACTTGACATGCATCAGGCTACACCATTTCTAGCTGGCCTTGCAGTAGCTACTGCTGCTCTTGCTGGTAGATATGGGATCCAGGCCTGGCAAGCATTCAAGGCACGTCCTCCAAGACCCAGAATGCGCAAATTCTATGAAGGTGGTTTCCAGCCAACAATGACGAAAAGGGAAGCGGCTCTTATTCTTGATATTAGGTAATGATTGCTTCGTTCCTGAAAATAGATAAGAATCCTATATTACCCATCTATGCTTAGAGCCATAAAACTGCAACTGTCACCCTCTGGATCATGTACTATCATGGTGTTTATTACAACCGAAACATTAAGGACTAAACTAATCCACAGGCAGAATAAACTAAACATACACTGTAGAATTTACCAATTTAGTTGATGAATATCCCTCAAAGTACCATTTAAAATTGCATTCTTGGTCTCCCTGGCCATGTTTATGTTTACCATGGTTGACCTTCCACCTTTTTTGTGTGATTGATTAAGCTAGGTTCAACAAGGCAACTAATATTTGAGActgagaaggaagaaaaaatgtTATGTGGATAATGCTTGTTCATTAAAGGAAGGGTTGTTAGAGAATTTCATAAGTGTTTGAGAGACATAACATTGTAAATTTTACATTCTAAAGTGACTAGGGAACTCCAAGAAAAGTGGCTACTTGATCAAGTGAAAGCATAGAAAGGGAGAGTTCAAGTTGTGTAGGGGTAAACTAACTGCGatgtattttattcttttttaacaaaacttataaaaaaaaaaactaactgtgatgtgttaagtttgtaatttTGCAAGCTTAATGAGGCCGCAATGATGTTACAAACTTAATGAAGTTATCACGTCATTTCTTTGATGATCTGGGGCATCTAAAGTTAGAAAGTtccaaaaattatatacattagAAAAATTTCAAGACTTTGCCTCAAAAACTAGGAGAGATAGTAACAGGTTTGGGCAGTTTCAAGGATCTAATTATGTAAGCAGATATATTTATGTCATCTAAGTTATACTGCTCACTTTGTTCCATTGACGGGGCACCACCAcatagtttattaaaaaaacaagaaacacAAGCATAAAAGGGGTAGAGGGAACTTAGggtttcaatattaattttttgtgtgttttgaatagattttttaaataaaccacATGGCACCAAGTAATGAGACAAAGTGAGCAGTATAACTGGTGTGGCATAGTAGTATTTCTCTTATGTAAGTGGTTTTATATCTAAATGCTGGAGTTTAATGTGAACTGGTTTCAAGCAAAACAAAATTGACTTTTGTATTTGATTATTACGGAAGGTTGCTTTTGTGACTCGGGCTAAGCAATGTTCCAATCTTGTGCTGATGATTTTAGGTAATGTGTGAGTTCTGTGGGTTATGGACTTGGATTGGCTATTTTTTCACGACCCAGTTGAATCTACCCATCCAGTTATGCATTTGCTTTATCTTGCACCCTTTTTACTGGAGGAAAAGTACAAATCTTTCATATGGTTTTAATAGGGAGACTGCAACTCCGGACAAGGTCAAAGAAGCACATAGAAGAGTAATGGTTGCAAACCATCCTGATGCAGGTGGTAGCCATTACCTTGCTTCCAAAATTAATGAAGCTAAAGATATGATGCTTGGAAAGGGGAAAAGTGGTGGCTCTGCATTCTAAAACTGGGGGAAGTTTTTGGATTATTGTTCCCTCATACGTTATGTTACATTTTAAAGCAAGAAAACTCATGCTCAACCATGACCTATGTGCCTGTACTGAAGTTGGAGAATTGAAATCTCGTAGCACTgctatttttcattcattttaccCTTTTACAGCAGGGTTAGACAACTTAGACTTCTCCCTAATTAAACAGCGCACCCTAATCCACAACTGGCCatgaatatatctatatatatatgcatgtacgATGATCAGAAGATTggttatttatgtttggataatgatacACCACCAACCTATTTATAactcataaataattttaaatataataaaagttttttattatatttaaacacattaaatcatcaataaagtcaaaataaaatttaaaataatattatttttctacatAGTTGTATacaaattgtaaataaaaagtaagtttatcattttccttttatgttaTGGGGAATAATATAAGAGGACTAATAC
This genomic interval from Carya illinoinensis cultivar Pawnee chromosome 2, C.illinoinensisPawnee_v1, whole genome shotgun sequence contains the following:
- the LOC122301323 gene encoding protein IQ-DOMAIN 3-like; protein product: MEKKGVWFSALKKALCFKLEEKEEKKTRKPRKGCFGKLTKRAPVSSSKETALAISSPPPAPAIPDPLPCIEEDVKLTETENEQNKHAFSVAIASAVAAEAAAAAVQAAATAQAAADQAAAEVVRLSTFTRSSGKSEEEIAAVMIQTAFRGYLARRAMRALRGLVRLKSFIQGQSVNRQAATTLEYMQTLSRVQSQLRARRNQMLEENQALQQQFQQKRDKELQKLRNSMSGDWDDSTKSKEQVEAKLQSRQEATMRRERALAYAFSHQRMWKISSKSANSTFMDPKNPHWGWSWLERWMAARPWENRSVMDHSDRVSVKSTASRAISVGEITEAYSHRDLNQYNKPFPNGKKPSRPPSRQSPSTPPSKAPSSSSVTGRRKTQSPKVSGWSGDDDLRSLLSAQSDRCRRHSIGGSSVRDDESLASSPAVPSYMALTQSAKARSRLPSPLGPVKKGTPEKGSAGSVKKRLSFSASPAGSRRHSSPTKVDSTTDKDIGADTGNNADTAGTR
- the LOC122301325 gene encoding mitochondrial import inner membrane translocase subunit TIM14-1-like → MATPFLAGLAVATAALAGRYGIQAWQAFKARPPRPRMRKFYEGGFQPTMTKREAALILDIRETATPDKVKEAHRRVMVANHPDAGGSHYLASKINEAKDMMLGKGKSGGSAF